One genomic segment of Pandoraea sputorum includes these proteins:
- the murC gene encoding UDP-N-acetylmuramate--L-alanine ligase: protein MKHIVKHIHFVGIGGSGMSGIAEVLLNLGYQVSGSDLGDNAVTQRLAGLGARIARGHAAEHIEGADAIVVSTAITADNPEVLAGRARQIPIVPRALMLAELMRLKQGVAIAGTHGKTTTTSLVASVLAQGGLDPTFVIGGRLNSAGANAKLGTGDFIVVEADESDASFLNLNPVIEVITNIDADHMDTYGHDFARLKQSFVAFTQRLPFYGIAVLCVDDPNVREILPFVSKPIVRYGLSDDAQVRAIDVRADGGQMRFTVLRKFGAGAAPLDITLNLPGEHNVRNALAAIAIATELEVPDAAIQQALAEFNGVGRRFQRYGEISLPKSSGTGSFTLIDDYGHHPVEMAATLAAARGAFPGRRIVLAFQPHRYTRTRDCFEDFVKVLSDADAVVLGEVYSAGEAPIVAADGRALARALRVAGKVEPVFVEDVAQLPDAILQVARAGDVVITMGAGSIGAVPGKLQVQQGV from the coding sequence ATGAAACACATCGTCAAACATATTCACTTCGTCGGCATTGGCGGCTCGGGCATGAGCGGCATTGCCGAGGTGTTGCTTAACCTGGGTTATCAGGTGAGCGGCTCCGATCTCGGCGACAACGCGGTCACGCAGCGTCTCGCCGGTCTTGGCGCGCGTATTGCACGCGGCCATGCTGCCGAACATATCGAAGGGGCCGACGCCATCGTCGTCTCCACCGCCATCACGGCGGACAACCCGGAAGTGCTCGCAGGCCGTGCACGTCAGATTCCGATCGTGCCGCGCGCGCTGATGCTCGCGGAACTCATGCGTCTGAAGCAGGGCGTCGCCATTGCGGGCACGCACGGCAAGACGACCACGACGAGTCTCGTGGCCAGCGTGCTTGCGCAGGGCGGGCTCGATCCGACGTTCGTGATCGGCGGCCGTCTGAACAGCGCCGGGGCGAACGCGAAACTCGGCACGGGTGATTTCATCGTGGTCGAGGCGGACGAATCGGACGCCTCGTTCCTGAATCTGAATCCGGTCATCGAAGTCATCACGAACATCGATGCCGATCACATGGATACATACGGGCACGACTTTGCCCGTCTGAAGCAATCCTTCGTCGCCTTCACGCAGCGTCTGCCGTTCTACGGCATCGCGGTACTGTGTGTCGACGATCCGAACGTGCGCGAAATCCTTCCGTTCGTCTCGAAGCCGATCGTGCGTTATGGCCTGTCGGACGACGCGCAGGTGCGCGCCATCGACGTGCGCGCAGACGGCGGACAGATGCGCTTCACCGTGCTGCGTAAGTTTGGCGCGGGTGCGGCACCGCTCGATATCACGCTCAACCTGCCGGGCGAGCACAACGTGCGCAATGCGCTGGCCGCGATTGCGATCGCGACCGAACTCGAAGTGCCGGACGCTGCGATTCAACAGGCGCTGGCGGAATTTAACGGCGTGGGCCGACGTTTTCAGCGATATGGCGAAATCTCGCTGCCGAAGTCCAGTGGCACCGGCTCGTTCACGTTGATCGACGACTACGGTCATCACCCGGTCGAGATGGCGGCAACACTGGCCGCAGCGCGCGGTGCGTTTCCCGGTCGTCGCATCGTGCTGGCGTTCCAGCCGCATCGGTACACGCGTACGCGCGACTGCTTCGAGGACTTCGTGAAAGTGCTCTCCGATGCGGATGCCGTCGTGCTCGGCGAAGTCTATTCGGCCGGTGAGGCGCCCATCGTGGCTGCCGACGGTCGTGCGCTGGCGCGCGCTTTGCGTGTCGCGGGCAAGGTGGAACCCGTTTTCGTGGAAGACGTCGCGCAACTGCCCGACGCCATTCTGCAAGTCGCCCGTGCGGGCGACGTCGTAATCACCATGGGTGCCGGGTCCATCGGCGCGGTGCCCGGCAAGTTGCAAGTTCAGCAAGGAGTTTGA
- a CDS encoding D-alanine--D-alanine ligase, giving the protein MGGRSAERQISLISGNGVLEALRSRGVDAHAFDTGMHDLAALAEQKFDRVFIALHGRYGEDGTIQGALEHLGVPYTGSGVLASALAMDKEMTKRIWINEGLPTPRFTMLNADTDFDAVARDLGLPLIVKPSREGSTIGLTKVTEASQLKAAFEKAVALDPDVLAEEFIDGDELTVPVLGVGTKGANAARSLPVIRIVAPDANYDYQNKYFKDDTRYECPPPLSVSLQEEVQRLVLRAYLVLGCRGWARADVMLRKRDNKPYLLEINTSPGMTGHSLVPISARAAGLSYEDLVVEILATATLDLHPNAQWKPE; this is encoded by the coding sequence ATGGGCGGGCGCTCGGCCGAGCGTCAGATCTCGCTGATTTCGGGCAATGGTGTGCTCGAAGCGCTGCGCTCGCGCGGCGTCGATGCGCATGCATTCGATACGGGTATGCATGATCTCGCCGCGCTCGCCGAGCAGAAGTTCGACCGTGTGTTCATCGCATTGCATGGCCGCTACGGCGAAGACGGCACGATTCAGGGCGCGCTCGAACATCTGGGTGTGCCGTACACCGGCAGTGGCGTGTTGGCTTCCGCGCTGGCGATGGACAAGGAGATGACCAAGCGCATCTGGATCAACGAAGGGCTGCCGACGCCGCGCTTCACGATGCTGAATGCCGACACCGACTTCGATGCCGTCGCGCGCGATCTCGGATTGCCGCTCATCGTCAAGCCGTCGCGAGAAGGTTCGACCATCGGTCTGACGAAGGTCACGGAAGCCTCGCAACTGAAGGCGGCGTTCGAGAAGGCGGTGGCGCTCGACCCGGACGTGCTTGCCGAAGAGTTCATCGACGGCGACGAGTTGACCGTGCCGGTGCTTGGCGTGGGCACGAAGGGTGCGAATGCCGCCCGTTCGCTGCCGGTTATCCGTATCGTCGCGCCGGACGCGAACTACGACTACCAGAACAAGTACTTCAAGGACGACACGCGCTACGAATGCCCGCCGCCGTTGTCGGTGTCCTTGCAAGAGGAAGTGCAGCGCCTCGTGTTGCGCGCCTACCTCGTGCTCGGCTGCCGTGGGTGGGCCCGTGCCGACGTGATGCTGCGCAAGCGCGATAACAAGCCGTACCTGTTGGAGATCAATACGTCGCCGGGCATGACCGGTCACTCGCTGGTGCCGATTTCGGCGCGCGCGGCGGGCCTGTCGTACGAAGACCTGGTGGTTGAAATTCTGGCAACTGCGACGCTCGATCTGCATCCGAACGCGCAGTGGAAACCCGAGTAA
- the murG gene encoding undecaprenyldiphospho-muramoylpentapeptide beta-N-acetylglucosaminyltransferase, translating to MTERATAMPAPQTKTRTLLVMAGGTGGHVFPGLAVANFLRVQGWRVVWLGNPSGMEATLVPKYDIPMEFVKFGGLRGKGLMTKFLLPLNLLRAFWQSIGAIRRAKPNVVLGMGGYITFPAGMMASLLGRPLVLHEQNSVAGMANKVLARVADKVLLAFPDTIPGGEWVGNPIRADFDEMAEPAERYNARTGPLRILVVGGSLGATVLNEIVPKALAKLPREDRPQVTHQAGVKHIQTLQANYAAAGVTVEALPFIDNMVAAYAGADLVICRAGAMTVAEVAAAGVAALFVPFPHAVDDHQTTNARFLADKGAATLIDQRELSVETLAEWLRRQTRESLLAMGEKARALAKPDATEQVARVCAALAKD from the coding sequence ATGACCGAGCGCGCTACCGCGATGCCGGCACCGCAGACGAAGACACGCACGCTGCTGGTCATGGCCGGCGGCACGGGCGGTCACGTCTTCCCGGGGCTCGCGGTCGCCAACTTCCTGCGTGTGCAGGGGTGGCGCGTGGTCTGGCTCGGCAACCCGTCCGGCATGGAAGCCACGCTGGTGCCGAAGTACGACATTCCGATGGAGTTCGTGAAGTTCGGCGGGTTGCGCGGTAAGGGCTTGATGACCAAGTTCCTGCTGCCGCTCAATCTGCTGCGCGCGTTCTGGCAGAGCATCGGTGCGATTCGTCGCGCGAAGCCGAACGTCGTGCTCGGCATGGGCGGCTACATCACGTTCCCGGCGGGGATGATGGCGTCGCTGTTGGGGCGTCCGCTGGTGTTGCACGAACAGAACTCGGTGGCGGGCATGGCGAACAAGGTGCTCGCGCGCGTGGCGGACAAGGTGTTGCTCGCGTTCCCCGACACGATTCCGGGGGGCGAGTGGGTCGGCAATCCGATTCGCGCCGACTTCGACGAGATGGCCGAACCGGCCGAGCGCTACAACGCGCGTACCGGACCGCTGCGCATTCTGGTCGTCGGGGGAAGTCTGGGCGCGACGGTGCTCAACGAAATCGTGCCGAAGGCGCTGGCGAAGCTGCCGCGCGAAGATCGTCCGCAGGTCACGCATCAGGCGGGCGTCAAACATATTCAGACGTTGCAGGCGAATTACGCCGCAGCGGGGGTGACGGTCGAAGCACTGCCGTTCATCGACAACATGGTCGCGGCCTATGCCGGGGCGGATCTGGTGATCTGCCGGGCGGGCGCGATGACGGTGGCCGAAGTGGCGGCGGCGGGCGTGGCGGCACTGTTCGTGCCGTTCCCGCACGCGGTCGACGACCACCAGACAACGAATGCGCGTTTCCTCGCCGACAAGGGCGCGGCAACGCTGATCGACCAGCGCGAGCTGTCGGTCGAGACCCTGGCCGAGTGGTTGCGCCGTCAGACGCGCGAATCGCTGCTCGCGATGGGAGAGAAAGCCAGGGCGCTCGCCAAGCCGGACGCCACCGAACAAGTGGCGCGCGTGTGCGCGGCTCTGGCCAAGGATTGA
- the ftsZ gene encoding cell division protein FtsZ, which produces MNFEMLETETNGTIIKVVGVGGAGGNAVQHMINRGVQGVEFIAMNTDAQALGRSQASVNIQLGKTGLGAGAKPEMGRSAAEEARERVADALRGAHMVFITAGMGGGTGTGAAPVVAQIAKEMGILTVGVVSKPFEFEGGKRMRVAETGAQELEDNVDSLIVVLNDKLFEVMGDDAEMDKCFQCADDVLHNAVAGIAEIINVDGLVNVDFEDVKTVMGEQGKAMMGTATVAGVDRARLAAEQAVASPLLEGVDLSGARGVLVNITASRSLRLSETREVMNTIKSYAAEDATVIFGTVYDDKMGDALRVTVVATGLGRAVAKKAAAPMTLLKTGTDNMPIATGHVPNVGQAAGTDYGALDTPAVWRSTRETAASHVAALQEKGVDTYDIPAFLRKQAD; this is translated from the coding sequence ATGAACTTCGAAATGTTGGAAACGGAAACCAACGGCACCATCATCAAGGTGGTGGGTGTTGGTGGCGCTGGCGGCAATGCCGTCCAGCACATGATCAACCGTGGTGTGCAAGGCGTGGAATTCATCGCCATGAACACCGACGCTCAGGCACTGGGCCGCTCGCAGGCCAGCGTGAACATTCAGCTCGGCAAGACCGGTCTGGGTGCAGGCGCGAAGCCGGAAATGGGCCGCTCGGCCGCTGAAGAAGCGCGCGAGCGCGTGGCCGACGCCCTGCGTGGCGCGCACATGGTGTTCATCACCGCCGGCATGGGCGGCGGTACGGGCACGGGCGCAGCGCCGGTGGTGGCGCAGATCGCCAAGGAAATGGGCATTCTGACCGTCGGCGTGGTGTCCAAGCCGTTCGAGTTCGAAGGCGGCAAGCGTATGCGTGTGGCCGAGACGGGCGCACAGGAACTGGAAGACAACGTCGACTCGCTGATCGTCGTGCTCAATGACAAGCTGTTCGAAGTCATGGGCGACGATGCCGAGATGGACAAGTGCTTCCAGTGCGCCGACGACGTGCTGCATAACGCCGTGGCCGGCATCGCCGAAATCATCAACGTCGACGGTCTGGTGAACGTCGACTTTGAAGACGTGAAGACGGTGATGGGCGAGCAAGGCAAGGCGATGATGGGTACGGCGACGGTTGCCGGTGTCGATCGTGCGCGTCTGGCCGCCGAGCAAGCCGTGGCAAGCCCGCTGCTCGAAGGCGTGGATCTGTCGGGCGCGCGTGGCGTGCTGGTGAACATCACGGCATCGCGTTCGCTGCGTCTGTCGGAAACGCGTGAAGTGATGAACACCATCAAGAGCTACGCCGCCGAAGACGCGACCGTGATTTTCGGTACCGTCTACGACGACAAGATGGGCGATGCACTGCGCGTGACCGTCGTGGCAACCGGCCTGGGCCGTGCTGTTGCGAAGAAGGCCGCTGCACCGATGACGCTGCTCAAGACCGGTACCGACAATATGCCGATCGCGACCGGCCACGTGCCGAACGTCGGTCAGGCTGCCGGTACGGACTACGGCGCGCTCGATACGCCGGCCGTGTGGCGCAGCACGCGTGAGACCGCAGCTTCGCACGTCGCTGCGTTGCAGGAAAAGGGTGTCGACACGTACGACATCCCGGCTTT
- a CDS encoding cell division protein FtsQ/DivIB, which yields MWHNVRLLNAIASVLVALVVLAALAAGGHWLIQRPVFTLKAIQIDGDVSHINGPTLRANAVSRLKGNFFTIDLDATRAAFEAVPWVRHASVRRVWPNQLAVTIEEYKPLATWNDGRLVSVDGELFAANLAEAEDDGKLPEFAGPPGSEKDVTARYYDFVKWFAPLNMKPEAVTLSNRYAWGVRLAGGVQLALGRERTPETLATRSRRFVQAYPQVAARWGNQIEYADLRYPNGFAVRAAGMRFLSEEQAKKLAATPVQKRDSQKPAAKPVAPVKRSQ from the coding sequence ATGTGGCACAACGTACGCCTGCTCAACGCCATTGCGAGTGTGCTCGTCGCGCTCGTCGTGCTGGCGGCGCTCGCGGCGGGCGGTCATTGGCTGATTCAGCGGCCGGTTTTCACGCTCAAGGCGATTCAGATCGATGGGGACGTGTCCCACATCAACGGACCGACTTTGCGGGCGAATGCGGTCTCGAGGCTGAAGGGCAACTTCTTCACGATCGATCTGGACGCCACGCGAGCGGCGTTCGAAGCAGTGCCCTGGGTGCGTCATGCGAGCGTGCGGCGTGTCTGGCCGAACCAGCTCGCGGTGACGATCGAGGAGTACAAACCGCTGGCCACGTGGAACGACGGCCGTCTGGTGAGTGTGGACGGCGAGTTGTTCGCAGCCAACCTGGCGGAAGCCGAGGACGACGGCAAGTTGCCGGAGTTCGCGGGGCCACCGGGCAGCGAGAAGGATGTGACGGCGCGGTACTACGACTTCGTGAAGTGGTTCGCGCCGCTGAATATGAAACCCGAAGCCGTCACGCTGTCGAATCGCTACGCCTGGGGCGTGCGGCTCGCAGGGGGCGTGCAACTGGCGCTGGGGCGGGAGCGGACCCCCGAGACCCTCGCCACGCGCAGCCGACGCTTCGTACAGGCGTATCCGCAGGTAGCGGCACGCTGGGGAAATCAGATCGAGTATGCCGATCTGCGGTACCCGAACGGTTTTGCAGTGCGTGCCGCAGGCATGCGTTTCTTGAGCGAAGAACAGGCCAAGAAGCTTGCCGCGACACCCGTGCAAAAGCGGGATTCGCAGAAGCCGGCGGCGAAACCTGTCGCGCCGGTAAAGCGAAGCCAGTGA
- the ftsW gene encoding putative lipid II flippase FtsW, producing the protein MNRIKSFFSKKRQAGFAGAGTANAPGAATTAANRTLGSIKPTRSRMLEYDHALVWVVISLLSLGLIMVYSASVALPDSPKYSGYSTFHFLGRHIVSLTIGLVAAVITFRIPVKTMDKLAPKLFLLALLLLVIVLIPHVGKGVNGSKRWIPFGVLNLQPSEIMKLAVTLYAANYTVRKQEFMQSFGKGFLPMGIAVVFVGMLLLLEPDMGAFMVVAAIAMGILFLGGVNGRLFGGLALTAVGTFAMLIWLSPWRRERIFAYLDPWREDYALGKAYQLTHSLIAFGRGEWTGVGLGGSIEKLHYLPEAHTDFILAVIGEEFGFVGVLVVILLFYWLVRRAFEIGRQALALERTFAGLLAKGVGVWLGAQTFINMGVNLGLLPTKGLTLPLVSYGGSGILLNCVAVAILLRVDYENRVLMRGGKV; encoded by the coding sequence ATGAACCGTATCAAGTCGTTCTTCAGCAAGAAGCGTCAGGCCGGTTTCGCCGGTGCGGGCACGGCCAATGCGCCGGGCGCAGCGACCACGGCGGCGAACCGCACGCTCGGCAGCATCAAGCCGACGCGCTCGCGCATGCTCGAATACGATCACGCACTCGTATGGGTGGTGATCTCGCTGCTGTCGCTCGGTCTGATCATGGTCTATTCGGCGTCGGTCGCGTTGCCGGACTCGCCGAAGTACAGCGGTTATTCGACGTTCCACTTCCTCGGTCGTCACATCGTGTCGCTCACGATCGGGCTGGTCGCGGCGGTCATCACCTTCCGGATTCCGGTCAAGACGATGGACAAGCTCGCGCCGAAGCTCTTTCTGCTGGCGCTGCTGCTGCTGGTGATCGTGCTGATCCCGCACGTGGGCAAAGGCGTGAACGGGTCGAAGCGCTGGATTCCGTTTGGCGTGCTGAACCTTCAGCCGTCCGAAATCATGAAGCTCGCCGTCACGCTGTACGCCGCGAACTATACCGTGCGTAAGCAGGAGTTCATGCAGAGCTTCGGCAAGGGCTTCCTGCCGATGGGGATTGCCGTCGTGTTCGTCGGCATGCTGCTGCTGCTCGAGCCGGACATGGGCGCGTTCATGGTGGTCGCGGCCATCGCCATGGGCATTCTTTTCCTTGGCGGCGTGAACGGACGCTTGTTCGGCGGTCTGGCGCTCACGGCAGTCGGCACGTTCGCGATGCTGATCTGGCTGTCGCCGTGGCGTCGCGAGCGGATCTTTGCATATCTCGATCCGTGGCGCGAAGACTACGCCCTCGGCAAGGCTTATCAGCTGACGCACTCGCTCATCGCGTTCGGACGCGGCGAATGGACCGGCGTGGGGCTCGGCGGCAGCATCGAAAAACTGCACTACCTGCCCGAAGCGCACACCGACTTCATCCTCGCGGTGATCGGCGAGGAGTTCGGGTTCGTCGGCGTGCTGGTCGTCATCCTGCTCTTTTACTGGCTGGTACGCCGCGCGTTCGAAATCGGACGTCAGGCGCTGGCGCTGGAGCGCACGTTCGCCGGGCTGCTCGCCAAGGGCGTGGGCGTGTGGCTGGGGGCGCAGACCTTCATCAATATGGGCGTGAATCTCGGCCTGCTGCCGACCAAGGGGCTGACGTTGCCGCTGGTCAGTTACGGCGGCTCGGGCATCTTGCTCAACTGTGTGGCCGTGGCGATCTTGCTGCGGGTGGATTACGAAAACCGCGTGCTGATGCGGGGAGGCAAGGTATGA
- the ftsA gene encoding cell division protein FtsA yields the protein MSKDYKDLLVALDIGTSKVVAVVAELRPEGRYEVIGLGQSESRGLKKGVVVNIEATVQSIQRALEEAELMADCKITNVFTGIAGSHIRSFNSSGMVAIKDKEVTQADVARVIETAKAINIPTDQQVLHILTQEFIIDGQEDVREPIGMSGIRLEVKVHIVTGAVSAAQNIVKCVRRCGLEVNDLILQPLASSISVLTEDEKELGVVLIDIGGGTTDIAIFSEGAIRHTAVIPIAGDQITSDIAMAVRTPTPDAEDIKIQHGIAKQSLADPDEMIEVPGLGERGPRTLSRQALAAVIEPRVEELFSLVQQVVRESGYEELLSSGIVLTGGAAMMPGMVELGEDIFLKPVRIGVPEYAGGLADVVRSPRYATAMGLLLEGRSQRMRGRKVAVQSGQANQVWTRMRDWFFSNF from the coding sequence ATGAGCAAAGATTACAAGGATCTGTTGGTCGCCCTCGATATCGGCACGTCGAAAGTCGTGGCGGTGGTGGCCGAACTGCGCCCTGAAGGCCGCTATGAAGTCATCGGCCTCGGCCAGAGTGAATCGCGCGGCCTGAAAAAGGGCGTGGTGGTGAACATTGAGGCCACAGTGCAGTCCATTCAGCGTGCGCTCGAAGAAGCGGAGCTGATGGCCGACTGCAAGATCACCAACGTGTTCACCGGTATCGCCGGCAGTCACATCCGCAGCTTCAATTCGAGCGGCATGGTGGCGATCAAGGACAAGGAAGTGACGCAGGCCGACGTGGCGCGCGTCATCGAAACGGCCAAGGCAATCAACATCCCGACCGATCAGCAGGTGCTGCATATCCTCACGCAGGAATTCATCATCGACGGTCAGGAAGATGTGCGCGAGCCGATCGGCATGAGCGGTATCCGTCTCGAAGTGAAGGTGCATATCGTGACCGGCGCGGTGTCGGCGGCACAGAACATCGTCAAGTGCGTGCGCCGTTGTGGCCTCGAAGTGAACGACCTGATTCTGCAACCGCTGGCGTCGAGCATCTCGGTGCTCACGGAAGACGAGAAGGAACTCGGTGTGGTGCTGATCGACATCGGCGGTGGCACGACCGACATCGCGATCTTCAGCGAAGGGGCGATCCGTCACACGGCCGTGATTCCGATTGCGGGCGATCAGATCACGAGCGATATCGCGATGGCCGTTCGCACGCCGACGCCGGATGCGGAAGACATCAAGATTCAGCACGGCATCGCCAAGCAGTCGCTGGCCGATCCGGACGAAATGATCGAAGTGCCGGGGCTGGGCGAGCGCGGTCCGCGCACGCTCTCGCGTCAGGCGCTGGCTGCGGTGATCGAGCCGCGTGTCGAAGAGCTGTTCTCGCTGGTGCAGCAAGTGGTGCGCGAGTCGGGTTACGAAGAACTGCTGTCCTCGGGCATCGTGCTCACCGGCGGCGCGGCAATGATGCCGGGCATGGTCGAGCTGGGCGAGGACATCTTCCTCAAGCCCGTGCGCATCGGTGTGCCGGAATACGCAGGCGGTCTGGCCGACGTGGTGCGCAGCCCGCGCTACGCCACGGCGATGGGGCTGCTGCTCGAAGGACGTTCCCAACGCATGCGCGGCCGCAAGGTCGCTGTGCAGTCGGGGCAAGCGAACCAGGTCTGGACGCGGATGCGCGACTGGTTCTTCAGCAATTTTTAA
- the murD gene encoding UDP-N-acetylmuramoyl-L-alanine--D-glutamate ligase: MFGEKFGESWQPRVLILGLGESGLAMARWCARYGCRVRAADTRFASSETPPNVATLRIDAPQAEFLGGAFAGQIDALLDDIELIGISPGLSPLAEDVTALLAEAAERGVPVWGEIEFFAQALRHMKSTSGYAPKVLAITGTNGKTTTTSLTGLLCRRAGKRTAVAGNISPSALDRLSECIADATLPDVWVLELSSFQLETTHSLAPDAAAILNITQDHLVWHGDMDAYAKAKARIFGENTVRVLNRDDARVIAFASPEANVVTFGTGKPDAVGDFGLEMEGGMWWLVEGFTRDDAPPAPKRRKAGAPEATVEVLGKRLMPADALRIRGQHNAANALAALALARAIDLPLAKLLHGLREYPGEPHRVQLVATINEVEFYDDSKGTNVGATVAAITGLEKKLLLILGGDGKGQDFSPLANPVAHHARAVLLIGRDAPLLREALTDTGVDLIDAATLEDATREAARLAQPGDAVLLSPACASFDMFRNYEHRANVFRDTVVDLAADAGVML, encoded by the coding sequence GTGTTCGGCGAGAAGTTTGGTGAATCCTGGCAACCGCGTGTCCTGATCCTGGGTCTGGGAGAGTCCGGCCTGGCGATGGCGCGTTGGTGCGCGCGTTACGGCTGCCGAGTGCGTGCAGCCGACACGCGCTTTGCGTCGTCGGAGACACCACCGAACGTGGCGACCCTGCGCATCGACGCGCCGCAAGCCGAATTCCTGGGCGGCGCATTCGCCGGTCAGATCGACGCATTGCTCGACGACATCGAACTCATCGGCATCAGCCCGGGCCTCTCGCCGCTCGCCGAAGACGTGACGGCGCTGCTGGCCGAGGCGGCCGAGCGCGGCGTGCCGGTGTGGGGTGAAATCGAGTTCTTCGCGCAGGCCTTGCGTCACATGAAGTCGACGAGCGGCTACGCGCCGAAGGTGCTCGCAATTACCGGCACGAACGGCAAGACCACGACGACGAGTCTCACCGGGTTGCTGTGTCGCCGGGCTGGCAAGCGTACGGCCGTGGCGGGCAACATCAGCCCGTCGGCACTCGACCGTTTGAGCGAGTGCATCGCCGACGCCACGCTCCCCGACGTATGGGTCCTCGAACTCTCCAGCTTCCAGTTGGAGACGACGCATTCGCTCGCACCCGATGCGGCGGCCATTCTCAACATCACGCAAGACCATCTGGTCTGGCACGGCGATATGGACGCCTACGCCAAAGCCAAAGCACGCATCTTCGGCGAGAACACCGTGCGCGTGCTCAATCGCGACGACGCTCGCGTGATCGCGTTCGCATCGCCCGAAGCCAACGTGGTGACCTTCGGCACGGGCAAGCCCGACGCCGTGGGCGACTTCGGTCTGGAGATGGAAGGCGGCATGTGGTGGCTGGTCGAGGGCTTCACGCGCGACGACGCGCCGCCCGCACCCAAGCGTCGCAAGGCGGGTGCACCGGAAGCCACGGTCGAGGTGTTGGGCAAGCGTCTGATGCCGGCCGACGCGCTGCGCATTCGCGGTCAGCACAACGCCGCGAACGCCCTGGCGGCGCTCGCACTCGCCCGCGCGATCGATCTGCCGCTGGCCAAGCTGCTGCACGGTCTGCGTGAGTATCCGGGCGAGCCGCATCGTGTTCAGCTCGTCGCTACGATCAACGAAGTCGAGTTCTACGACGACAGCAAGGGCACCAACGTCGGCGCGACGGTCGCGGCGATTACGGGACTCGAAAAGAAGCTGCTCCTGATTCTCGGCGGCGACGGCAAGGGGCAGGATTTCTCGCCGCTGGCCAATCCGGTCGCACATCACGCACGCGCGGTGCTGCTGATCGGTCGCGACGCGCCGCTGCTGCGCGAAGCGCTCACGGACACCGGTGTCGATCTGATCGACGCCGCGACGCTGGAAGACGCCACACGCGAAGCCGCCCGTCTGGCGCAGCCTGGCGATGCCGTGCTGCTTTCGCCGGCCTGTGCGAGCTTTGACATGTTCCGCAACTACGAGCATCGCGCAAACGTGTTTCGCGATACCGTCGTTGATCTGGCCGCCGACGCGGGGGTGATGCTATGA
- the mraY gene encoding phospho-N-acetylmuramoyl-pentapeptide-transferase, which produces MLLTLAQWLQADASYLRVFNYLTFRAVMASLTALVIGLSFGPMVIRKLAEMKVGQAVRTDGPQTHLVKSGTPTMGGVLILIGITVATLLWADLSNRFIWIVLLVTLGFGIIGWIDDYRKVVFKDPRGMSSREKYFWQSIIGLFAAIYLAFSVSETSNLKVFELFISWVRNGFPLDLPPKADFIVPFFKTMSYPLGVFGFIALTYFVIVGSSNAVNLTDGLDGLVIMPVVLVGAALGVFAYVMGNVVYSKYLLFPHIPGAGELLVFCSAMSGAGLAFLWFNTHPAQVFMGDVGALALGGALGTVAVIVRQEVVLFVMGGVFVAETLSVMLQVTWFKYTKKRFGEGRRIFKMAPLHHHFELSGWKETQVVVRFWIITLMLVLIGLSTLKLR; this is translated from the coding sequence ATGTTGCTGACGTTGGCGCAATGGCTGCAAGCGGATGCGAGCTATTTGCGCGTGTTCAACTACCTGACGTTTCGGGCCGTGATGGCAAGCCTCACGGCGCTGGTGATCGGGCTCTCGTTCGGGCCGATGGTCATTCGCAAGCTCGCCGAGATGAAGGTGGGTCAGGCCGTGCGTACCGACGGCCCGCAGACGCACCTTGTGAAGTCGGGCACGCCCACGATGGGCGGTGTGCTGATTCTCATCGGCATCACCGTCGCCACGCTGCTCTGGGCGGATCTGAGCAACCGTTTCATCTGGATCGTGCTGCTGGTCACGCTGGGCTTCGGGATCATCGGCTGGATCGACGATTACCGGAAAGTCGTCTTCAAGGACCCGCGCGGCATGTCGTCGCGCGAGAAGTATTTCTGGCAATCGATCATCGGTCTGTTCGCCGCGATTTATCTGGCGTTCTCCGTCTCGGAGACGAGCAACCTGAAGGTCTTCGAGCTGTTCATCAGTTGGGTGCGCAACGGCTTTCCGCTCGATTTGCCGCCTAAAGCGGACTTCATCGTGCCGTTCTTCAAGACGATGAGCTACCCGCTGGGTGTGTTTGGCTTCATCGCGTTGACCTACTTTGTCATCGTCGGCTCGTCCAACGCCGTTAACCTCACGGACGGCCTCGACGGTCTGGTCATCATGCCGGTCGTGCTGGTCGGCGCGGCGCTCGGCGTGTTCGCTTACGTGATGGGCAACGTCGTCTACTCGAAGTACCTGCTTTTCCCCCACATACCGGGCGCAGGTGAGTTGCTCGTGTTCTGTTCGGCGATGTCGGGGGCCGGGTTGGCGTTCCTATGGTTCAACACCCATCCGGCGCAGGTGTTCATGGGCGACGTGGGCGCACTGGCGCTCGGCGGCGCGCTTGGCACGGTCGCCGTGATCGTGCGACAGGAAGTCGTGCTGTTCGTGATGGGCGGTGTGTTCGTCGCGGAAACGCTGTCGGTGATGTTGCAGGTCACCTGGTTCAAATACACCAAGAAGCGATTCGGCGAAGGGCGGCGCATCTTCAAGATGGCACCGCTGCATCACCACTTCGAACTGTCGGGATGGAAAGAAACGCAGGTGGTGGTCCGTTTCTGGATCATCACGCTGATGCTGGTGCTGATCGGTTTGTCGACGTTGAAGCTGCGCTGA